A single window of Streptomyces sudanensis DNA harbors:
- a CDS encoding phosphoribosyltransferase domain-containing protein, whose product MWTGTWVAERLGVEISGHRGDDGELRDLLGLALRDNRRRAHLLVSRVLGKHVPQSPAVVRGSGRELGRRVRALLGEAETRRAVVVGYAETATGLGHCVADGLAHAPYLHSTRRPVPGVPRTAGFEESHSHHTSHLLLPEDPALLAGPGPLVLVDDELSTGSTVLNTVRALHARYPRERYVIAALVDMRSAEDRERLARFAAGIGARVDAVALASGTVRLPDGVLEKGRALVAAHQEPAPAASGDATAVRRVDLGWPAGLPDGGRHGFTPAHRARLEAALPSMAARLAEELLPPGADAPRVLVLGCEELMYAPLALAAALEERAPHADVRFSTTTRSPVLAVDDPGYAIRTRLVFPAHDDPADGPGDRYAYNVAGAGFDAVAVVADSTADTPALHAPDGLLARLAAHVPRVVLATVPSYVPEGAGVPPEPLRGPAFSSYAPDEVGWLLKDLSDVELEAPTEEREEAVQSGGAHYAESLPVEYQPSDEYQKLFRAALDGSAARIARAVGTVTETVLAERSPRPVLVSLARAGTPVGILMRRWARYRHGLDLPHYAVSIVRGRGIDTNALRWLRTHHDPAHVVFVDGWTGKGAITRELAAALAGFPDFDPEIAVLADPGSCVRTHGTREDFLIPSACLNSTVSGLVSRTVLRADLIGPDDYHGAKFYRELADADVSGDFLDAVSGRFEEVADAVGADAARLLATDRTPTWEGWAAVERISEEYGIHDVNLVKPGVGETTRVLLRRVPWRVLARRGAGADLDHVRLLAEQRGVPVEEVDALPYTCVGLVHPGYTRGATGADGRAVTAP is encoded by the coding sequence GTGTGGACGGGAACATGGGTCGCCGAGCGGCTCGGCGTCGAGATCTCCGGGCACCGGGGGGACGACGGGGAGCTGCGCGACCTGCTGGGGCTGGCCCTGCGGGACAACAGGCGGCGGGCGCACCTGCTGGTCTCCCGCGTACTGGGCAAGCACGTGCCGCAGAGCCCCGCCGTGGTGCGCGGCTCCGGCCGGGAGCTGGGACGCCGCGTGCGGGCGCTGCTGGGCGAGGCGGAGACGCGGCGCGCGGTCGTCGTCGGGTACGCGGAGACGGCGACCGGGCTGGGCCACTGCGTCGCGGACGGCCTGGCCCACGCCCCGTACCTGCACTCCACGCGCCGCCCCGTGCCGGGGGTGCCCCGGACGGCCGGGTTCGAGGAGTCCCACTCCCACCACACCTCGCACCTCCTGCTCCCCGAGGACCCCGCGCTGCTGGCCGGGCCGGGCCCGCTGGTGCTGGTCGACGACGAGCTCTCCACCGGCAGCACCGTCCTGAACACCGTGCGGGCGCTGCACGCTCGCTACCCGCGCGAGCGGTACGTGATCGCGGCGCTCGTCGACATGCGGTCGGCCGAGGACCGGGAGCGGCTGGCGCGGTTCGCCGCCGGGATCGGCGCCCGGGTGGACGCGGTGGCCCTCGCGTCGGGGACGGTGCGCCTGCCGGACGGAGTGCTGGAGAAGGGCCGCGCCCTGGTGGCCGCCCACCAGGAGCCGGCGCCCGCCGCGTCCGGCGACGCGACCGCCGTGCGCCGCGTGGACCTCGGCTGGCCGGCCGGGCTGCCGGACGGGGGCCGCCACGGTTTCACCCCCGCCCACCGGGCCCGCCTGGAGGCGGCGCTGCCGTCGATGGCGGCCCGCCTGGCGGAGGAACTCCTCCCGCCCGGGGCGGACGCGCCCCGCGTCCTCGTCCTGGGCTGCGAAGAGCTGATGTACGCCCCCCTCGCCCTGGCCGCCGCGCTGGAGGAGCGGGCGCCCCACGCCGACGTGCGCTTCTCCACCACCACCCGCTCGCCCGTCCTCGCCGTCGACGACCCCGGCTACGCCATCCGCACCCGCCTGGTGTTCCCCGCCCACGACGACCCCGCGGACGGCCCCGGCGACCGGTACGCGTACAACGTCGCCGGAGCCGGCTTCGACGCGGTCGCCGTCGTCGCCGACTCGACCGCCGACACCCCGGCCCTCCACGCCCCGGACGGCCTCCTCGCCCGGCTCGCCGCGCACGTCCCGCGCGTCGTGCTGGCGACCGTCCCCTCGTACGTACCGGAAGGAGCCGGCGTGCCGCCCGAGCCGCTGCGCGGACCCGCGTTCTCCTCCTACGCCCCCGACGAGGTCGGATGGCTCCTGAAGGACCTGTCGGACGTGGAGCTGGAGGCACCGACCGAGGAGCGCGAGGAGGCCGTCCAGAGCGGCGGCGCCCACTACGCCGAGTCGCTGCCCGTCGAGTACCAGCCGAGCGACGAGTACCAGAAGCTCTTCCGCGCCGCCCTCGACGGCTCCGCCGCCCGGATCGCCCGCGCCGTCGGCACCGTCACCGAGACGGTGCTCGCCGAGCGGTCGCCGCGCCCCGTGCTGGTCTCCCTCGCCCGCGCCGGCACCCCCGTCGGCATCCTGATGCGGCGCTGGGCCCGGTACCGCCACGGCCTGGACCTGCCCCACTACGCCGTGTCCATCGTGCGCGGCCGGGGCATCGACACCAACGCCCTGCGCTGGCTGCGCACCCACCACGACCCGGCCCACGTCGTGTTCGTCGACGGCTGGACCGGCAAGGGGGCCATCACCCGCGAACTGGCCGCCGCCCTCGCCGGCTTCCCGGACTTCGACCCGGAGATCGCCGTCCTCGCCGACCCCGGCTCCTGCGTGCGCACCCACGGCACCCGCGAGGACTTCCTCATCCCCTCCGCGTGCCTCAACTCCACCGTCTCCGGCCTGGTCTCCCGCACGGTCCTGCGCGCCGACCTGATCGGCCCGGACGACTACCACGGCGCCAAGTTCTACCGGGAACTCGCGGACGCCGACGTGTCCGGGGACTTCCTCGACGCGGTTTCCGGCCGCTTCGAGGAAGTGGCGGACGCCGTCGGCGCCGACGCCGCCCGCCTCCTCGCCACCGACCGCACCCCCACCTGGGAGGGCTGGGCGGCCGTCGAGCGGATCAGCGAGGAGTACGGCATCCACGACGTCAACCTCGTCAAGCCGGGCGTCGGCGAGACCACCCGGGTCCTGCTGCGCCGCGTTCCGTGGCGGGTCCTCGCCCGGCGCGGCGCGGGCGCCGACCTGGACCACGTGCGGCTGCTGGCCGAGCAGCGCGGCGTCCCGGTCGAGGAGGTCGACGCACTGCCGTACACCTGCGTCGGCCTCGTCCACCCCGGCTACACGCGCGGCGCGACCGGCGCCGACGGCCGGGCGGTGACGGCGCCGTGA
- a CDS encoding HpcH/HpaI aldolase/citrate lyase family protein has protein sequence MRHFGHIPPTARAGLFHREPCAFDGHSPARVLSAALGATLYSPATRPRLADDVMKQVGRGVVSMVLCLEDSIGDGDVAAGEENLVRQFADLAGRGGEPPLLFIRVREPGQIPDLTRRLGPAARLLSGFVLPKFTEKHGTPFLEALAAAEAEPAAADALAGRPLYAMPVLESPELLHLETRADTLAGIVRSVTAHRDRILALRLGVTDFCAAYGLRRSPDMTAYDVRIVAHVIADVVNVLGRADGSGFTITGPVWEYFRLQERMFKPLLRRSPFTQGQADALRATLIEHDMDGLLREVELDRANGLLGKTCIHPSHVQPVHALSVVSHEEYSDARDILRPERDGGGVLRSTYTNKMNEVKPHRAWAERTLLRAEVFGVARADVGFVDLLAAGLAVP, from the coding sequence ATGCGTCATTTCGGGCACATCCCGCCCACTGCCCGGGCCGGGTTGTTCCACCGGGAGCCGTGCGCGTTCGACGGTCACTCGCCCGCCCGCGTCCTGTCGGCCGCGCTCGGCGCGACCCTCTACAGCCCCGCCACCCGCCCCAGGCTCGCCGACGACGTGATGAAGCAGGTCGGGCGCGGGGTCGTGTCCATGGTGCTCTGCCTGGAGGACTCCATCGGCGACGGGGACGTCGCGGCCGGCGAGGAGAACCTGGTGCGCCAGTTCGCCGACCTGGCCGGGCGGGGCGGCGAACCGCCGCTGCTGTTCATCCGCGTCCGCGAACCCGGGCAGATCCCCGACCTGACCCGCCGCCTCGGCCCCGCCGCACGGCTGCTGTCCGGATTCGTACTGCCGAAGTTCACCGAGAAGCACGGCACGCCCTTCCTGGAGGCCCTCGCCGCCGCCGAGGCGGAGCCCGCCGCGGCGGACGCCCTCGCCGGCCGCCCCCTGTACGCGATGCCCGTCCTGGAGTCGCCCGAGCTGCTCCACCTGGAGACCCGGGCCGACACCCTCGCCGGGATCGTCCGCTCCGTCACCGCGCACCGCGACCGGATCCTGGCCCTGCGGCTGGGCGTCACCGACTTCTGCGCCGCGTACGGCCTGCGCCGCTCGCCCGACATGACCGCGTACGACGTCCGGATCGTCGCCCACGTCATCGCGGACGTCGTCAACGTCCTGGGCCGCGCCGACGGCAGCGGCTTCACGATCACCGGGCCGGTGTGGGAGTACTTCCGCCTCCAGGAGCGGATGTTCAAGCCGCTGCTGCGGCGCAGCCCCTTCACCCAGGGACAGGCCGACGCCCTGCGCGCCACGCTGATCGAGCACGACATGGACGGGCTGCTCCGCGAGGTCGAGCTGGACCGGGCCAACGGCCTGCTCGGCAAGACCTGCATCCACCCCTCCCACGTCCAGCCCGTGCACGCCCTGTCCGTGGTGAGCCACGAGGAGTACAGCGACGCCCGGGACATCCTCCGCCCGGAGCGCGACGGCGGCGGAGTCCTGCGCTCCACCTACACCAACAAGATGAACGAGGTGAAGCCGCACCGGGCCTGGGCGGAGCGCACGCTCCTGCGGGCCGAGGTGTTCGGCGTCGCCAGGGCCGACGTGGGATTCGTCGACCTGCTCGCGGCGGGCCTGGCGGTGCCGTGA
- a CDS encoding TerD family protein has product MTHEMLKGSNVPLDVAAVRAVLRWTPGPEVPDVDASALLLGPDGRVRSDEDFVFYNQPRHPSGSVRRLPKKRVADGLTDTVRVDLAGLEPSVDQVVIAASSDGGTFAHVPDLRIVLYDAAAGEDAEGLASFHVRPETGEETAMICGELYRRGEGWKFRAVAQGYPTGLIGLATAFGISVEEEAPAEAGEEPREPGPDAEPGARPAEPAPVADPEDATRAIPAPAAATTAA; this is encoded by the coding sequence ATGACGCACGAGATGCTGAAGGGCTCGAACGTCCCGCTCGACGTCGCGGCTGTGCGGGCCGTACTGCGCTGGACCCCTGGCCCGGAGGTCCCCGACGTCGACGCCTCCGCCCTCCTGCTCGGCCCGGACGGGCGGGTGCGTTCCGACGAGGACTTCGTCTTCTACAACCAGCCCCGCCACCCCTCCGGCTCGGTGCGGCGGCTGCCCAAGAAGCGCGTGGCCGACGGGCTCACCGACACGGTCCGGGTGGACCTGGCGGGACTGGAGCCGTCCGTGGACCAGGTGGTGATCGCGGCGTCCTCGGACGGCGGCACCTTCGCCCACGTGCCGGACCTGCGGATCGTGCTGTACGACGCCGCCGCGGGCGAGGACGCCGAGGGGCTGGCGTCGTTCCACGTGCGTCCGGAGACGGGCGAGGAGACCGCCATGATCTGCGGCGAGCTGTACCGCAGGGGCGAGGGGTGGAAGTTCCGCGCGGTGGCCCAGGGCTATCCGACGGGGCTGATCGGACTGGCCACGGCGTTCGGCATCTCGGTTGAGGAGGAGGCCCCGGCGGAGGCCGGGGAGGAGCCCCGGGAGCCCGGGCCGGACGCGGAGCCGGGTGCCCGCCCCGCGGAGCCGGCGCCCGTCGCGGACCCCGAGGACGCCACCCGGGCGATACCCGCCCCGGCCGCCGCCACGACGGCAGCCC
- a CDS encoding TerD family protein — protein MAFWNGLRQDRAAQFDSGGAMTHAIGLTRRRPTVSLTKQGAATGNLRVNLSWKMRTSDVDDRPLQGGRLLRRPLKFFRPEPVQAHTRAVTNVDLDIGCLYELADGTKGVVQPLGGYFGDLNDPPYVKLSGDDRFGSPSGETIFVNLDHRDDIKRLLFFVYIYDQTPAFDRTHATMTLHPSSGPRVEIELDERAPEARSCAVFLLENVKGELLVRREVKFVYGFQGELDRMYGWGMQWGRGFKTGAH, from the coding sequence ATGGCTTTCTGGAACGGCCTGCGGCAGGACAGGGCGGCGCAGTTCGACTCGGGCGGCGCCATGACCCACGCGATCGGCCTGACCCGGCGGCGCCCGACGGTCTCGCTGACCAAGCAGGGCGCGGCGACCGGCAACCTGCGCGTCAACCTCTCGTGGAAGATGCGCACGTCCGACGTCGACGACCGGCCCCTGCAGGGCGGCCGCCTGCTGCGGCGCCCGCTGAAGTTCTTCCGGCCCGAACCGGTCCAGGCCCACACCCGGGCGGTGACCAACGTCGACCTGGACATCGGGTGCCTGTACGAGCTGGCCGACGGCACCAAGGGCGTCGTCCAGCCGCTCGGCGGCTACTTCGGCGACCTCAACGACCCGCCGTACGTGAAGCTCAGCGGCGACGACCGGTTCGGCTCGCCGTCCGGTGAGACGATCTTCGTCAACCTCGACCACCGCGACGACATCAAACGGCTGCTGTTCTTCGTCTACATCTACGACCAGACGCCGGCATTCGACCGCACCCACGCCACGATGACGCTCCACCCGAGCAGCGGCCCGCGCGTCGAGATAGAGCTCGACGAGCGCGCCCCCGAAGCACGCTCCTGCGCGGTCTTCCTGCTGGAGAACGTCAAGGGCGAGCTGCTGGTGCGGCGCGAGGTGAAGTTCGTCTACGGCTTCCAGGGCGAGCTGGACCGCATGTACGGCTGGGGCATGCAGTGGGGCCGCGGCTTCAAGACCGGGGCGCACTGA
- a CDS encoding DUF475 domain-containing protein, with protein MVLKTFGWSFAVTAAGLAFAAWQWGWEAFGIVLILSILEISLSFDNAVVNAGILKKMNAFWQKIFLTIGILIAVFGMRLVFPVVIVAISAKVGPIEAVQLALDQPKQYENLVTDAHAAIAAFGGMFLLMIFLDFVFEEREHKWLAWLERPLAKLGKIDMLSVCIALIILLVSAVTFATEAHTSTGHADKSATVLLSGIAGLITYLIVGGLSGYFENKLEEEEEREHEEEEKAKQQGRPVSAVGLAGKAAFFLFLYLEVLDASFSFDGVIGAFAITNHIFWMALGLGIGAMYVRSLTVYLVREGTLDDYVYLEHGAHYAIGALAAILLITIQHEISEIVTGSVGVLLIAASFLSSLRRNKRAGAVGGPGEKTGVPSGV; from the coding sequence GTGGTTCTGAAAACCTTCGGCTGGTCGTTCGCCGTCACGGCGGCCGGCCTCGCTTTCGCCGCCTGGCAGTGGGGGTGGGAGGCCTTCGGGATCGTACTGATCCTGTCGATCCTCGAGATCTCCCTCTCCTTCGACAACGCGGTCGTCAACGCCGGAATCCTCAAGAAGATGAACGCCTTCTGGCAGAAGATCTTCCTGACGATCGGCATCCTGATCGCGGTGTTCGGCATGCGGCTGGTCTTCCCGGTCGTCATCGTCGCGATCAGCGCCAAGGTCGGCCCCATCGAAGCCGTGCAGCTGGCGCTCGACCAGCCGAAGCAGTACGAGAACCTGGTCACCGACGCGCACGCGGCCATCGCCGCCTTCGGCGGCATGTTCCTGCTGATGATCTTCCTCGACTTCGTCTTCGAGGAGCGCGAGCACAAGTGGCTGGCCTGGCTGGAGCGTCCGCTCGCCAAGCTGGGCAAGATCGACATGCTGTCGGTCTGCATCGCGCTCATCATCCTGCTCGTCAGCGCGGTCACCTTCGCCACCGAGGCGCACACCAGCACCGGCCACGCCGACAAGTCCGCCACGGTGCTGCTCTCCGGCATCGCCGGCCTGATCACCTACCTGATCGTCGGCGGCCTCTCCGGCTACTTCGAGAACAAGCTGGAGGAAGAGGAGGAGCGGGAGCACGAGGAGGAGGAGAAGGCCAAGCAGCAGGGCAGGCCGGTCTCCGCGGTCGGCCTCGCCGGCAAGGCCGCGTTCTTCCTCTTCCTGTACCTGGAGGTCCTCGACGCCTCGTTCTCCTTCGACGGTGTCATCGGCGCCTTCGCCATCACCAACCACATCTTCTGGATGGCGCTCGGCCTGGGCATCGGCGCCATGTACGTCCGGTCGCTCACCGTCTACCTGGTCCGCGAGGGCACGCTCGACGACTACGTGTACCTGGAGCACGGCGCCCACTACGCCATCGGCGCCCTCGCCGCGATCCTGCTGATCACCATCCAGCACGAGATCAGCGAGATCGTCACCGGCTCCGTCGGCGTGCTCCTCATCGCCGCGTCCTTCCTCTCCTCGCTCCGCCGCAACAAGCGCGCAGGGGCGGTCGGGGGCCCGGGGGAGAAGACCGGAGTACCGTCCGGGGTGTGA
- a CDS encoding TerD family protein, whose translation MGVTLAKGGNVSLSKAAPDLTQVLVGLGWDARSTTGAPFDLDASALLCRSGRVLGDEWFVFYNNLTSPDGSVEHTGDNLTGEGDGDDESLLVDLGKVPADVDKIVFPVSIHEADNRGQTFGQVSNAFIRVVNRADGQELARYDLSEDASTETAMIFGELYRYGGEWKFRAVGQGYASGLRGIALDFGVNVS comes from the coding sequence ATGGGCGTCACGCTCGCCAAGGGAGGCAACGTCTCCCTCTCCAAGGCCGCACCGGACCTGACCCAGGTGCTGGTCGGGCTCGGCTGGGACGCGCGCTCCACCACCGGAGCGCCCTTCGACCTCGACGCCAGTGCGCTGCTCTGCCGGTCCGGCAGGGTCCTCGGCGACGAGTGGTTCGTCTTCTACAACAACCTCACCAGCCCCGACGGCTCCGTCGAGCACACCGGTGACAACCTCACCGGCGAGGGGGACGGCGACGACGAGTCCCTCCTCGTCGACCTGGGCAAGGTCCCGGCCGACGTCGACAAGATCGTCTTCCCGGTCTCGATCCACGAGGCCGACAACCGGGGCCAGACGTTCGGGCAGGTCAGCAATGCGTTCATCCGGGTCGTCAACCGGGCCGACGGCCAGGAGCTGGCCCGTTACGACCTGAGCGAGGACGCCTCGACGGAGACGGCGATGATCTTCGGCGAGCTGTACCGCTACGGCGGCGAGTGGAAGTTCCGGGCCGTGGGGCAGGGGTACGCGTCCGGTCTGAGGGGCATCGCTCTAGACTTCGGGGTCAATGTTTCGTAA
- a CDS encoding TerD family protein, whose product MGVSLSKGGNVSLTKAAPNLTAVTVGLGWDVRTTTGTDFDLDASALLLNAQGKVATDGNFVFFNNLKSPDGSVEHTGDNLTGEGEGDDEQIKVNLATVPADVDKIVFPVSIYDAENRQQSFGQVRNAFIRVVNQANGEELARYDLSEDASTETAMVFGELYRHGVEWKFRAIGQGYASGLRGIAQDFGVNV is encoded by the coding sequence GTGGGAGTCAGCCTCAGCAAGGGCGGCAACGTCTCGCTGACCAAGGCCGCGCCCAACCTGACCGCAGTCACGGTCGGTCTCGGCTGGGACGTCCGCACCACCACCGGTACGGACTTCGACCTGGACGCGAGCGCGCTGCTGCTGAACGCCCAGGGCAAGGTCGCCACCGACGGCAACTTCGTCTTCTTCAACAACCTGAAGAGCCCGGACGGTTCCGTCGAGCACACCGGTGACAACCTCACGGGTGAGGGCGAGGGCGACGACGAGCAGATCAAGGTCAACCTCGCGACGGTCCCGGCCGATGTCGACAAGATCGTCTTCCCGGTCTCGATCTACGACGCCGAGAACCGCCAGCAGTCCTTCGGCCAAGTGCGCAACGCGTTCATCCGCGTCGTGAACCAGGCCAACGGCGAGGAACTGGCCCGCTACGACCTGAGCGAGGACGCCTCGACGGAGACCGCGATGGTCTTCGGCGAGCTGTACCGCCACGGCGTGGAGTGGAAGTTCCGCGCCATCGGCCAGGGATACGCCTCCGGCCTGCGCGGCATCGCGCAGGACTTCGGCGTGAACGTCTGA
- a CDS encoding peroxiredoxin — protein sequence MAIEVGTKAPDFELKDNHGRTVRLGDFRGEKNVVLLFYPFAFTGVCTGELCALRDQLPRFVNEDTQLLAVSNDSIHTLRVFAEQEGLEYPLLSDFWPHGEVSRAYGVLDEEKGCAVRGTFIIDKEGVVRWTVVNDLPDARDLDEYVRALDAL from the coding sequence ATGGCGATCGAGGTCGGCACCAAGGCCCCGGACTTCGAACTGAAGGACAACCACGGGCGCACCGTGCGGCTCGGCGACTTCCGAGGCGAGAAGAACGTCGTGCTGCTCTTCTACCCGTTCGCGTTCACCGGCGTCTGCACCGGTGAGCTGTGCGCCCTGCGGGACCAGCTGCCGCGCTTCGTCAACGAGGACACCCAGCTGCTGGCCGTGTCCAACGACTCCATCCACACCCTGCGCGTCTTCGCCGAGCAGGAGGGGCTGGAGTACCCGCTGCTGTCGGACTTCTGGCCGCACGGCGAGGTCTCCCGCGCCTACGGCGTCCTCGACGAGGAGAAGGGGTGCGCGGTCCGCGGCACCTTCATCATCGACAAGGAGGGCGTCGTGCGCTGGACGGTCGTCAACGACCTCCCCGACGCCCGCGACCTCGACGAGTACGTCAGGGCCCTCGACGCCCTCTGA
- a CDS encoding DUF3052 domain-containing protein, whose translation MSATADHAEERTNPAARLGFEPGQVVQEIGYDDDVEQELREDIEAVIGQELVDEDYDDVADVVLLWFRDEDGDLTDALVDAIGLIEEGGQIWLMTPKTGRDGYIEPSDINEAAQTAGLSQTRSINAGKDWVGSRLVSPKAGKPKR comes from the coding sequence GTGAGCGCGACCGCGGACCACGCGGAGGAGCGGACCAACCCGGCCGCAAGGCTGGGGTTCGAGCCCGGACAGGTGGTCCAGGAGATCGGCTACGACGACGACGTCGAGCAGGAACTCCGTGAGGACATCGAGGCTGTCATCGGCCAGGAACTCGTGGACGAGGACTACGACGACGTCGCCGACGTCGTTCTGCTGTGGTTCCGCGACGAGGACGGCGACCTCACGGACGCACTGGTGGACGCCATCGGCCTGATCGAGGAGGGCGGCCAGATCTGGCTGATGACGCCCAAGACCGGGCGTGACGGCTACATCGAGCCCAGCGACATCAACGAGGCCGCCCAGACCGCCGGCCTCTCCCAGACCCGGAGCATCAACGCGGGCAAGGACTGGGTCGGCAGCCGCCTGGTCAGCCCCAAGGCGGGCAAGCCCAAGCGCTGA